The Papaver somniferum cultivar HN1 chromosome 6, ASM357369v1, whole genome shotgun sequence genome segment GATAAACAGGATCCAAATTCTTTATGACTACCAAACAGGGTCCAAAAATCCACAAGACAAAAGGAGACAAGTAAAAGAAAAACTAGAGCAACAAAAGAAACCTATCTGAGAATCATAGGTTCTTAGGACCGATAAAGACTTCATCCCCCAGGGGCAACTTCTGTTGCACAATAGCGCCCTCACCCTTCCTCACAAACTCTCACCCAACACTGAACACTCCACTCCTTCAGTAAACGTATAGCATTTGCATCCTGCTAGAGTTCAGTCTCTAAGAGAAATAGAGCTGGCTCTGACTTCGCTGCACACCCAAATTTAAAGGTACTGTATTTTCTGTGGACTCCTGTGACTTTTCCAGATCCTGCTTTTTGATGGAAAGTAACCATCAATCTTGAGCATTCCCTGTGTACAACAAAACAAGAGATCAAACACAATTTATTAATGCTATCTAACTAATCTGATGAATCGACCACAAAACTATAATGGAAAgcgggattaaaaattacaacTTACTTGAGTTCATCTTCGCAGTACTTGGTGTGCCACTCACTAGTCTTGGTCCAATGCTTAGACCTACTAATAGTACACTGAGCTGTGTATATTGCAGATGCAGCTAATAGAGAGGGCGAGTATTTGAGCATTTCGTACTCGACTAAGCACAGCTCAATCATGAAGAAGGAAAGAAGCTCCAGCTGTGGATTCAAATCAAACTCCGAATCAGATTTACTCAATATGGTATTTTACACAGATATAATTGAGAATCAAAAATGCTGTAACAAACCTTCTTGTCAGATTCGGCGGCCTTGAGAAACCTCCTCATAAATGTGTATGGGGTTGGTACTGACATGTTGAACTGCAATGTGTTTACCATGGATTTTTCCTGTAAATATAGCAGAGTTAGACCAATTATACCCTACATTGAAAAACTGAAGCTGACACAAGAAATTTGTACAAGggagatgattcagatgaacatgaGAACTAAGCAAATTACCATGTCAAGGACTTCCTTCCTTGTGTAGGCCTTATCAGATATCAAAATTAGATCCTCTACAACTGGTACAGAAACTTCTTCATATTTGCAAGCAAGTAGCATAGCTGTCACTCCAACCAACTGAAGCTTCTTTCTTAAAACAGTTTGACGCTCTAAGAATCGATCAATGAGATTGACTGTAAGGTATAAAGTCTCATCCATGAGCTCGAATTTGTAGTGGACTTCAATTAGCCAGTCAATAAGAATGCCTCTCATCTTTTCATTGATATCAAATTGTTGTGCCATATAAGTTGGTGAAACACAGCTAGAACCCTGCAATGATTTTGAGTTGGAGTTAAAATTTACCTCACATTGTTAACTGTGAAGGTTCACAAACTAGACTAAAGACATATCATTCCGAGTCACTAGCATTTCTCCAAAAGCACTAACACCATAGAAGTTATTAAATTGAAAATTGGGCAAACTGTAATGAGAAAGGTTCACAATA includes the following:
- the LOC113289589 gene encoding G2/mitotic-specific cyclin-2-like is translated as MPRSDENSVPGVIGPINNNAQGHQRGVVGKTVSETGHQRKALSAVNRNIIGGPPYPQASKKPALSENNGICHNKPPHRPITRKFAAQLKTTNNQLPPTYPQIKPEEARKQVPLVVLEEDPDDCTIIDVDEDKSCDENFVPMYVKHTEAMLDEIDQMDDEEVEMEDIAEEEVMDIDSSDKKNPLAVVEYIEDIYAHHRNTEGSSCVSPTYMAQQFDINEKMRGILIDWLIEVHYKFELMDETLYLTVNLIDRFLERQTVLRKKLQLVGVTAMLLACKYEEVSVPVVEDLILISDKAYTRKEVLDMEKSMVNTLQFNMSVPTPYTFMRRFLKAAESDKKLELLSFFMIELCLVEYEMLKYSPSLLAASAIYTAQCTISRSKHWTKTSEWHTKYCEDELKECSRLMVTFHQKAGSGKVTGVHRKYSTFKFGCAAKSEPALFLLETEL